Proteins encoded together in one Gigantopelta aegis isolate Gae_Host chromosome 8, Gae_host_genome, whole genome shotgun sequence window:
- the LOC121379696 gene encoding uncharacterized protein LOC121379696, with protein MSKRYAIYTTNFSIKLGHLGRTIPKTLLAPPPTARSRDERPERNGEAERREKQRSSDPPYLREEWRPGEASAPDPSGENREENEERDGEERVEGEEEKRYLKRKRNYNGKTFVGHNLFYLFYFTERRATCPSDQCEYPPFCLTQGVLYSIGGKCVKCNTNGNDLTLSCLKAPHCWKQGTSVYQGTCYKCSADLQLTEECHVCGTDTCLPKDGSNMTVGDMTYICGSAAQPGAPPTTVPIPTTPLPSSGCSCILTINNVNYTITNGETKKIECDTWKCEPDASGTCAPSVDHAGCKRDNGSCAAVGIYDACNKECQTGSYGMGKWAYTKCKFADGTCVDVGSSLHCYTCQPDHNLKKTGCKSASGECFDVNEQDGCNICKADFSWNLRCDHDDSCLDIGATATTNCVTYECQSNTVGQTTSYGMVETSRKCRSSAGACLNTGDVDGCSVCKANGTFDIKCEDSSGGCYNENESKTTDCITYTCTVSGNSYALSVTKKECLNGGECFPEGHTFEFGCKQKICSTTGTSVGFIDDPNGPVKCNFAGTCLTPGQTKDCHLCKADGHMDWKCKDSNGNCHNNGDTWDTCSCTISGNSANITCT; from the exons ATGTCTAAAAGGTACGCCATATACACCACCAACTTTTCCATAAAACTCGGGCACTTAGGACGTACCATCCCGAAGACGTTACTGGCAC CACCCCCGACGGCAAGATCGAGAGATGAGCGACCGGAGCGAAATGGAGAAgcggagaggagagagaagcaGAGGAGCTCCGACCCGCCCTACCTGAGAGAAGAGTGGAGACCAGGAGAAGCTTCTGCTCCCGACCCAAGCGGAGAGAATCGAGAAGAGAACGAGGAGAGAGATGGAGAAGAGAGGGTGGAGGGAGAGGAGGAGAAGAGA taCCTAAAACGAAAACGAAACTACAACGGTAAGACCTTTGTTGGGCATAACCTTTtttatctgttttattttacagagaGAAGAGCAACCTGTCCCTCAGATC aatgtgAATATCCGCCATTCTGTCTAACGCAGGGCGTCCTTTACAGTATTGGTGGCAAATGCGTCAAATGCAATACTAATGGAAATGACCTGACTCTCA GTTGTTTGAAAGCCCCACATTGCTGGAAGCAAGGGACGTCTGTATACCAAGGAACATGCTATAAATGCAGCGCCGATCTGCAACTCACAGAAG AATGTCACGTCTGCGGCACCGACACATGTCTGCCCAAGGACGGAAGCAATATGACGGTAGGCGACATGACATACATATGTGGATCGG CTGCGCAACCTGGAGCACCACCTACCACAGTCCCCATCCCCACTACACCCCTCCCCAGCTCTGGGTGCT CCTGCATCCTGACTATTAACAACGTGAACTACACCATCACGAACGGCGAGACCAAGAAGATAGAATGTGACACATGGAAGTGTGAACCTGACGCCTCCGGAACGTGCGCCCCGTCGGTAGATCACGCAG GATGCAAGAGGGACAACGGAAGTTGTGCGGCCGTTGGAATCTATGATGCATGTAACAAGGAATGCCAAACGGGGAGTTATGGAATGGGGAAATGGGCATACACCA AGTGCAAATTTGCCGACGGGACGTGTGTTGACGTCGGTAGTTCTCTACACTGCTACACCTGCCAACCTGATCACAATCTTAAGAAAACTG GTTGTAAGTCGGCAAGCGGAGAGTGTTTCGACGTGAATGAACAAGATGGCTGTAACATCTGTAAAGCGGATTTTAGCTGGAATCTCC GCTGTGACCACGATGATAGCTGTCTGGACATTGGTGCGACTGCGACGACGAACTGTGTGACCTATGAATGTCAGTCCAACACCGTTGGTCAAACCACCTCATACGGCATGGTGGAAACCAGTCGAA AATGCAGATCTTCAGCTGGAGCCTGTTTGAACACTGGGGATGTGGATGGGTGCAGCGTTTGCAAAGCTAACGGAACGTTTGACATCA aGTGTGAGGATTCATCGGGCGGCTGTTACAACGAAAACGAATCTAAAACAACGGACTGTATCACATACACTTGTACTGTATCCGGGAATTCGTACGCACTAAGCGTCACTAAGAAAG AGTGCCTGAATGGAGGTGAATGCTTTCCAGAAGGACACACCTTTGAGTTTGGGTGCAAGCAAAAGATCTGTTCAACAACAGGCACAAGTGTCGGCTTCATCGACGACCCGAACGGGCCAGTCA AATGTAACTTTGCGGGGACCTGCTTGACCCCAGGCCAGACTAAGGACTGTCATCTGTGTAAAGCGGACGGTCACATGGATTGGA AGTGTAAGGACAGCAACGGCAACTGTCACAACAACGGAGACACGTGGGACACGTGCTCGTGCACCATCAGTGGCAACAGCGCCAACATCACCTGCACCTAG